A window of Scophthalmus maximus strain ysfricsl-2021 chromosome 10, ASM2237912v1, whole genome shotgun sequence contains these coding sequences:
- the LOC118284119 gene encoding cilia- and flagella-associated protein 43 isoform X1, translating to MDDIGGLEVRWIQGFTNKTVEFVDNETVCYACGNHICFLRLDTKLQSVLQGPGRAIGALTASGKSGIFAFSEQKLSPSIFVYVYPELQLKNELKGTAQLDYTSLTLSDGGPYLGCCSSLPDHTITVWNWETAEQICTRPQAGKDVVSLVFNPLSCLQLCALGSTSITVWNIERSASLHVLKPSVIELPATDGSFAERLGPTSYPVRAKPPYFGPELPPVFTQTKLSTKARLTPSTICWTSTSKLLVGCAEGFLLLIDPVSRSVSVLFNPTTPDADPDLRQSSFQVLTLNKNSLITVGKDSVVHSLQINGTQINITHTWQLEGPATTAMYSPDCETVLLSSNTGQIYVLNPTRTNKIVKVLDVLCGKFAAAAWARTDKNICVSVRDSGELQLWSVDGMRLGSVSLQAEVTSLACCPIAQYAAVGTTSGNVLFVDLSREQEPRLVHQVHLCNTPVDHLVFDQEGNYLLTGASDSRIFVIDAKPSKKFSVLGCTVVPGPILSLSTQCIRDCEKVTVLALCAGQEGKHRDGRLLTLLSLPAKDLTGPDCVDRHGCLSSHVLQVSRYEVPHPLTSCVLGVSEVFAHCQRRKTLQRFRLPQDTAGLGSQQVVRLNPEQEVKGHPLGPACLVLSPHQLWLASAGRDGLLRIRETSSMERYTELQCHPCRLGGVRSLTFSTDSLTLLTAGCEDGSLVCTNLRIKGVEAEMNKVTQNGQPMAHFLKDIFNTENPVLTDLPRWSQESCVGSENPEESEVMKEENEKCSETKENLRKTIQELRGTIQEMLRENENVPAAERLAQHELNLDVEGQRGLDAMVEQEATRVREEIEWEILAKRFLRDVLKRQCWDSLKVKSRSVKGFHCEHEVKNYPLKERTEKEVEELQRVQNMRKIEMAASTQCGLKKTSSAREEEQEEEDLTAESGVVTGSFSAQLGYSNPYIYDQFIVRTTEQKVNQIILLQDVIHRIKTAFNAEFDAVHRQKVQELNHVRERNRHIREILLELDMRQELWEPSLTNSEWPERLFTVDDSEIKAEKYLTPEQREEEERKELEEQKHLAAKGDNFMKKGLDDMMDGLLEVKKEDILKIEITQPEFALTKPDSHWSEEEKKVYKQYEKKTKDLSEKKEKYKKLRETEMKRLQVSTKDATKGFDETLTKLFEKKVKCEMTIYQEKLKITYLVYSVILEEEMRNQELDLKLKLGKTLAYRDEREEEVKRHEEEVELFLETYDTIVAEDKLLDKEFRKEFFDVPANVVDHLYKLFKRRPRVQKLRTDNKLNLFKEQSLWGSLAPDATDKMSKAMEEQDAPENTPEGLNPSVWKRFCLVRRVKIESEHKVNINSLTLAEMQKSIQERRAEKEAAQQEINNLSDELESLHKEKNRFLMDIMVQVIVKQGQVYTTDETADFPEYVLLHKGVVEDLNKTIRMLGGQNIASMVQRKDFRKNTFLLEWKHKIMTMQIEDLNNKARDIQRLHLSEERQDYLNKRDLNSRVSQQVSVLEKTIAFQEKAHLHNVQRYKNKIKELKKQAAMKAEKNAVSEQQLPNMQVTVAERRHIDEAIASEENQAATEGRHREIVLRKNLEDFARAQAEDLVVLWAELERLRMKNFPSLDQLKHY from the exons ATGGATGACATCGGGGGTTTGGAAGTCAG GTGGATACAAGGTTTTACAAACAAAACCGTCGAGTTTGTGGATAATGAAACAGTATGTTACGCATGCGGGAATCATATCTGCTTCCTCAGACTGGACACGAAATTGCAAAGTGTGCTTCAGGGTCCTGGCAGGGCCATCGGTGCATTGACAGCCAGTGGCAAGAGTGGGATCTTCGCTTTTTCTGAGCAGAAGTTATCCCCGTCTATCTTTGTGTACGTTTACCCTGAGCTCCAGTTGAAGAATGAACTGAAAG GGACAGCACAACTGGACTACACGTCGCTGACATTAAGCGATGGTGGTCCCTATTTGGGCTGTTGTTCCTCTCTTCCAGACCACACCATAACAGTGTG GAACTGGGAAACTGCCGAGCAAATCTGCACACGACCACAAGCTGGGAAAGATGTCGTTTCTTTGGTGTTCAACCCTTTGAGCTGCCTCCAGCTTTGTGCTCTTGGCTCTACCTCCATCACCGTCTGGAATATTGAAAGGAGTGCCAGCCTTCATGTGCTAAAACCAAG tgtgataGAGCTTCCTGCTACCGATGGTTCCTTTGCTGAGAGATTGGGGCCCACCTCTTATCCCGTCCGGGCGAAACCACCCTACTTTGGTCCAGAGTTGCCTCCTGTGTTTACGCAGACAAAACTCAGCACCAAAGCCAGGCTGACTcccagcaccatctgctggacATCCACGTCAAAGCTGCTCGTGGGCTGTGCGGAGGGATTTCTGCTGCTCATTGACCCCGTGAGCCGCTCTGTCTCCGTCCTCTTCAACCCCACAA CCCCTGATGCCGACCCTGATCTCAGACAGAGCAGCTTTCAAGTTTTAACCCTCAACAAGAATAGTTTGATCACTGTGGGGAAG GACAGTGTGGTGCACAGTCTTCAAATCAACGGGACTCAGATCAACATCACGCACACGTGGCAGTTAGAAGGGCCTGCCACCACTGCGATGTACTCCCCTGACTGTGAAACTGTACTTTTATCTTCTAATACA GGGCAGATCTATGTGTTGAACCCAACTCGGACAAACAAGATAGTGAAAGTCCTGGATGTCCTCTGCGGAAAGTTTGCGGCGGCAGCTTGGGCGCGCACTGACAAGAACATTTGTGTG TCAGTGAGGGATTCTGGCGAACTGCAGCTGTGGTCCGTGGATGGCATGCGCCTCGGCTCCGTGTCTCTTCAAGCTGAG GTGACAAGTCTGGCCTGCTGTCCTATTGCACAGTACGCAGCTGTAGGAACAACGTCAGGAAATGTCCTCTTCGTTGACCTGAGCAGGGAGCAGGAGCCTCGCCTGGTGCACCAGGTTCACCTCTGCAACACTCCTGTGGATCACCTAGT TTTTGATCAAGAGGGGAACTACCTTCTCACCGGAGCTTCAGATTCACGTATCTTTGTAATAGATGCAAAGCCATCAAAGAAGTTTTCAGTCCTAGGATGCACAG TTGTTCCTGGACCCATTCTGTCACTTTCCACTCAGTGCATCAGGGACTGTGAGAAGGTGACAGTTCTTGCGCTGTGCGCCGGACAGGAGGGCAAACACCGTGATGGTCGCCTGCTCACACTGCTCTCTCTGCCTGCAAAGGACCTTACAG GTCCTGATTGTGTAGACCGACACGGCTGTCTGTCTTCTCACGTCCTCCAAGTGTCCAGATACGAAGTGCCTCATCCACTTACATCCTGTGTCCTGGGCGTCAGCGAGGTCTTTGCTCACTGCCAGAGGAGGAAAACTCTACAGCGCTTTCGGCTCCCCCAG GACACGGCAGGTCTCGGAAGTCAGCAGGTCGTCCGGCTGAACCCGGAGCAGGAGGTGAAGGGTCATCCTCTGGGCCCCgcctgtctggttctgtctccTCATCAGTTATGGCTGGCATCCGCCGGCAGAGACGGCCTGCTGCGCATTAGAGAGACTTCTTCCATG GAGCGGTACACTGAGCTCCAGTGTCATCCGTGCCGCCTCGGCGGAGTTCGGAGTCTGACCTTCTCCACTGACAGCCTGACACTCCTCACTGCTGGCTGTGAAGACGGCTCTCTGGTGTGCACCAATCTCAG AATTAAAGGTGTGGAAGCTGAGATGAACAAAGTGACACAGAATGGTCAGCCCATGGCTCATTTCTTGAAGGATATATTCAATACAGAGAACCCTGTCCTCACTGACTTGCCTCGGTGGAGCCAAGAATCTTGTGTTGGCTCTGAAAACCCAGAGGAAAGTGAG GTAATGAAAGAAGAGAATGAGAAATGCtcagagacaaaggaaaacCTGAGGAAAACCATCCAGGAGTTACGTGGCACT ATCCAGGAGATGCTGCGTGAAAATGAGAACGTCCCAGCTGCGGAGCGTCTGGCACAACACGAGCTCAACCTGGATGTTGAGGGTCAGAGGGGTCTAGATGCCATGGTGGAGCAGGAGGCTACCAGG GTGAGGGAAGAAATTGAGTGGGAGATTTTGGCCAAACGTTTCCTCCGTGACGTCCTCAAGAGACAGTGCTGGGATTCATTGAAGGTCAAGAGCAGGTCCGTTAAG GGGTTTCACTGTGAACATGAGGTGAAGAACTACCCTCTGAAAGAGCgaacagagaaagaggtggaggaacTTCAAAGGGTTCAGAATATGAGGAAGATTGAAATGGCCGCCAGCACC CAGTGTGGCCTTAAGAAAACTTCCAGTgcaagggaggaggagcaagaggaggaagacctCACGGCAGAGAGTGGTGTGGTTACGGGAAGTTTCTCCGCTCAGTTAGGATATTCAAATCCTTACATCTACGATCAGTTCATTGTGCGAACCACAGAACAGAAGGTCAACCAGATAATTCTGCTACAG GATGTGATTCATCGCATCAAGACAGCTTTCAACGCTGAATTTGATGCCGTGCACAGGCAGAAGGTGCAGGAGCTGAACCATGTGAGAGAAAGGAACAGACACATCAGGGAGATCCTGCTGGAGCTGGACATGAGGCAGGAGCTGTGGGAGCCCAGCCTGACCAACAGTGAGTGGCCAGAGAGGCTGTTCACTGTGGACGACTCTGAG ATAAAGGCAGAAAAGTATCTCACCccagaacagagagaggaagaggagaggaaggagttgGAGGAGCAAAAGCATTTAGCTGCCAAG GGTGATAATTTCATGAAAAAGGGTCTGGATGACATGATGGATGGATTGCTTGAAGTGAAAAAAGAGGACATCTTGAAAATT GAAATAACTCAGCCTGAGTTTGCTTTGACCAAACCTGACAGTCActggagtgaggaggagaaaaaggtctataaacagtatgaaaaaaaaaccaaagacctgagtgagaagaaagagaaatacaaaaag TTACgggaaactgaaatgaaaagactCCAAGTATCCACCAAGGATGCAACCAAAGGTTTTGATGAAACTTTGACAAAGCTTTTTGAGAAGAAAGTAAAATGTGAGATGACAATATATCAG GAAAAGCTCAAGATCACTTATCTTGTTTATTCAGTAATCCtagaagaggagatgagaaatCAAGAGCTGGATCTCAAGCTCAAACTTGGAAAAACACTGGCATACAGG GATGAacgtgaggaggaggtgaagagacatgaagaagaagtagaatTGTTTCTCGAGACCTATGACACCATTGTAGCCGAGGACAAA CTTCTTGACAAGGAGTTCAGGAAGGAGTTCTTTGATGTACCTGCAAATGTTGTTGATCACTTGTATAAGCTGTTCAAGCGAAGACCCAG ggtTCAAAAGTTGAGGACTGACAACAAACTCAACCTGTTCAAAGAGCAGAGTCTGTGGGGTTCCCTGGCTCCCGACGCAACTGACAAAATGAGTAAGGCCATGGAAGAGCAGGATGCTCCAGAAAATACACCAGAGGGCTTGAACCCATCAGTCTGGAAGAGATTCTGTCTTGTCCGCCGAGTGAAAATAGAGAGTGAACATAAG GTAAATATAAATTCTTTGACTCTTGCTGAGATGCAGAAGTCCATACAGGAGAGGAGAGCCGAGAAAGAGGCTGCTCAACAGGAAATTAACAATCTCTCTGACGAACTTGAAAG TCTACATAAGGAGAAGAACCGTTTCCTGATGGACATCATGGTCCAGGTCATTGTCAAACAGGGCCAGGTGTACACCACAGACGAGACCGCTGACTTCCCTGAATATGTACTTCTCCACAAGGGTGTGGTGGAAGACCTCAACAAAACCATCAGG ATGCTCGGAGGGCAGAACATAGCCTCCATGGTGCAGCGCAAAGACTTCCGTAAGAACACCTTCCTGCTGGAGTGGAAGCACAAGATCATGACGATGCAGATAGAGGACCTCAATAATAAGGCGAGGGACATCCAGAGGTTACATCTCTCTGAGGAGCGACAGGAT TATCTCAACAAGAGAGACTTAAACAGTCGTGTGTCCCAGCAAGTGTCCGTCCTGGAGAAAACAATAGCCTTCCAGGAAAAG GCTCATCTACACAATGTGCAGCGTTACAAGAATAAGATTAAAGAGCTTAAAAAGCAGGCGGCAATGAAAGCCGAGAAGAACGCCGTTTCAGAACAGCAGCTCCCTAATATGCAGGTGACAGTGGCCGAGAGGAGACACATCGATGAAGCAATAG CCTCAGAGGAGAATCAGGCAGCAACAGAGGGACGTCACCGGGAAATTGTTCTGAGGAAGAACTTGGAGGACTTTGCCAGAGCACAGGCGGAGGATCTGGTTGTCCTCTGGGCAGAACTTGAGCGACTGAGGATGAAGAACTTTCCATCACTTGATCAGCTGAAACACTACTGA
- the LOC118284119 gene encoding cilia- and flagella-associated protein 43 isoform X2: MDDIGGLEVRWIQGFTNKTVEFVDNETVCYACGNHICFLRLDTKLQSVLQGPGRAIGALTASGKSGIFAFSEQKLSPSIFVYVYPELQLKNELKGTAQLDYTSLTLSDGGPYLGCCSSLPDHTITVWNWETAEQICTRPQAGKDVVSLVFNPLSCLQLCALGSTSITVWNIERSASLHVLKPSVIELPATDGSFAERLGPTSYPVRAKPPYFGPELPPVFTQTKLSTKARLTPSTICWTSTSKLLVGCAEGFLLLIDPVSRSVSVLFNPTTPDADPDLRQSSFQVLTLNKNSLITVGKDSVVHSLQINGTQINITHTWQLEGPATTAMYSPDCETVLLSSNTGQIYVLNPTRTNKIVKVLDVLCGKFAAAAWARTDKNICVSVRDSGELQLWSVDGMRLGSVSLQAEVTSLACCPIAQYAAVGTTSGNVLFVDLSREQEPRLVHQVHLCNTPVDHLVFDQEGNYLLTGASDSRIFVIDAKPSKKFSVLGCTVVPGPILSLSTQCIRDCEKVTVLALCAGQEGKHRDGRLLTLLSLPAKDLTGPDCVDRHGCLSSHVLQVSRYEVPHPLTSCVLGVSEVFAHCQRRKTLQRFRLPQDTAGLGSQQVVRLNPEQEVKGHPLGPACLVLSPHQLWLASAGRDGLLRIRETSSMERYTELQCHPCRLGGVRSLTFSTDSLTLLTAGCEDGSLVCTNLRIKGVEAEMNKVTQNGQPMAHFLKDIFNTENPVLTDLPRWSQESCVGSENPEESEVMKEENEKCSETKENLRKTIQELRGTIQEMLRENENVPAAERLAQHELNLDVEGQRGLDAMVEQEATRVREEIEWEILAKRFLRDVLKRQCWDSLKVKSRSVKGFHCEHEVKNYPLKERTEKEVEELQRVQNMRKIEMAASTCGLKKTSSAREEEQEEEDLTAESGVVTGSFSAQLGYSNPYIYDQFIVRTTEQKVNQIILLQDVIHRIKTAFNAEFDAVHRQKVQELNHVRERNRHIREILLELDMRQELWEPSLTNSEWPERLFTVDDSEIKAEKYLTPEQREEEERKELEEQKHLAAKGDNFMKKGLDDMMDGLLEVKKEDILKIEITQPEFALTKPDSHWSEEEKKVYKQYEKKTKDLSEKKEKYKKLRETEMKRLQVSTKDATKGFDETLTKLFEKKVKCEMTIYQEKLKITYLVYSVILEEEMRNQELDLKLKLGKTLAYRDEREEEVKRHEEEVELFLETYDTIVAEDKLLDKEFRKEFFDVPANVVDHLYKLFKRRPRVQKLRTDNKLNLFKEQSLWGSLAPDATDKMSKAMEEQDAPENTPEGLNPSVWKRFCLVRRVKIESEHKVNINSLTLAEMQKSIQERRAEKEAAQQEINNLSDELESLHKEKNRFLMDIMVQVIVKQGQVYTTDETADFPEYVLLHKGVVEDLNKTIRMLGGQNIASMVQRKDFRKNTFLLEWKHKIMTMQIEDLNNKARDIQRLHLSEERQDYLNKRDLNSRVSQQVSVLEKTIAFQEKAHLHNVQRYKNKIKELKKQAAMKAEKNAVSEQQLPNMQVTVAERRHIDEAIASEENQAATEGRHREIVLRKNLEDFARAQAEDLVVLWAELERLRMKNFPSLDQLKHY; this comes from the exons ATGGATGACATCGGGGGTTTGGAAGTCAG GTGGATACAAGGTTTTACAAACAAAACCGTCGAGTTTGTGGATAATGAAACAGTATGTTACGCATGCGGGAATCATATCTGCTTCCTCAGACTGGACACGAAATTGCAAAGTGTGCTTCAGGGTCCTGGCAGGGCCATCGGTGCATTGACAGCCAGTGGCAAGAGTGGGATCTTCGCTTTTTCTGAGCAGAAGTTATCCCCGTCTATCTTTGTGTACGTTTACCCTGAGCTCCAGTTGAAGAATGAACTGAAAG GGACAGCACAACTGGACTACACGTCGCTGACATTAAGCGATGGTGGTCCCTATTTGGGCTGTTGTTCCTCTCTTCCAGACCACACCATAACAGTGTG GAACTGGGAAACTGCCGAGCAAATCTGCACACGACCACAAGCTGGGAAAGATGTCGTTTCTTTGGTGTTCAACCCTTTGAGCTGCCTCCAGCTTTGTGCTCTTGGCTCTACCTCCATCACCGTCTGGAATATTGAAAGGAGTGCCAGCCTTCATGTGCTAAAACCAAG tgtgataGAGCTTCCTGCTACCGATGGTTCCTTTGCTGAGAGATTGGGGCCCACCTCTTATCCCGTCCGGGCGAAACCACCCTACTTTGGTCCAGAGTTGCCTCCTGTGTTTACGCAGACAAAACTCAGCACCAAAGCCAGGCTGACTcccagcaccatctgctggacATCCACGTCAAAGCTGCTCGTGGGCTGTGCGGAGGGATTTCTGCTGCTCATTGACCCCGTGAGCCGCTCTGTCTCCGTCCTCTTCAACCCCACAA CCCCTGATGCCGACCCTGATCTCAGACAGAGCAGCTTTCAAGTTTTAACCCTCAACAAGAATAGTTTGATCACTGTGGGGAAG GACAGTGTGGTGCACAGTCTTCAAATCAACGGGACTCAGATCAACATCACGCACACGTGGCAGTTAGAAGGGCCTGCCACCACTGCGATGTACTCCCCTGACTGTGAAACTGTACTTTTATCTTCTAATACA GGGCAGATCTATGTGTTGAACCCAACTCGGACAAACAAGATAGTGAAAGTCCTGGATGTCCTCTGCGGAAAGTTTGCGGCGGCAGCTTGGGCGCGCACTGACAAGAACATTTGTGTG TCAGTGAGGGATTCTGGCGAACTGCAGCTGTGGTCCGTGGATGGCATGCGCCTCGGCTCCGTGTCTCTTCAAGCTGAG GTGACAAGTCTGGCCTGCTGTCCTATTGCACAGTACGCAGCTGTAGGAACAACGTCAGGAAATGTCCTCTTCGTTGACCTGAGCAGGGAGCAGGAGCCTCGCCTGGTGCACCAGGTTCACCTCTGCAACACTCCTGTGGATCACCTAGT TTTTGATCAAGAGGGGAACTACCTTCTCACCGGAGCTTCAGATTCACGTATCTTTGTAATAGATGCAAAGCCATCAAAGAAGTTTTCAGTCCTAGGATGCACAG TTGTTCCTGGACCCATTCTGTCACTTTCCACTCAGTGCATCAGGGACTGTGAGAAGGTGACAGTTCTTGCGCTGTGCGCCGGACAGGAGGGCAAACACCGTGATGGTCGCCTGCTCACACTGCTCTCTCTGCCTGCAAAGGACCTTACAG GTCCTGATTGTGTAGACCGACACGGCTGTCTGTCTTCTCACGTCCTCCAAGTGTCCAGATACGAAGTGCCTCATCCACTTACATCCTGTGTCCTGGGCGTCAGCGAGGTCTTTGCTCACTGCCAGAGGAGGAAAACTCTACAGCGCTTTCGGCTCCCCCAG GACACGGCAGGTCTCGGAAGTCAGCAGGTCGTCCGGCTGAACCCGGAGCAGGAGGTGAAGGGTCATCCTCTGGGCCCCgcctgtctggttctgtctccTCATCAGTTATGGCTGGCATCCGCCGGCAGAGACGGCCTGCTGCGCATTAGAGAGACTTCTTCCATG GAGCGGTACACTGAGCTCCAGTGTCATCCGTGCCGCCTCGGCGGAGTTCGGAGTCTGACCTTCTCCACTGACAGCCTGACACTCCTCACTGCTGGCTGTGAAGACGGCTCTCTGGTGTGCACCAATCTCAG AATTAAAGGTGTGGAAGCTGAGATGAACAAAGTGACACAGAATGGTCAGCCCATGGCTCATTTCTTGAAGGATATATTCAATACAGAGAACCCTGTCCTCACTGACTTGCCTCGGTGGAGCCAAGAATCTTGTGTTGGCTCTGAAAACCCAGAGGAAAGTGAG GTAATGAAAGAAGAGAATGAGAAATGCtcagagacaaaggaaaacCTGAGGAAAACCATCCAGGAGTTACGTGGCACT ATCCAGGAGATGCTGCGTGAAAATGAGAACGTCCCAGCTGCGGAGCGTCTGGCACAACACGAGCTCAACCTGGATGTTGAGGGTCAGAGGGGTCTAGATGCCATGGTGGAGCAGGAGGCTACCAGG GTGAGGGAAGAAATTGAGTGGGAGATTTTGGCCAAACGTTTCCTCCGTGACGTCCTCAAGAGACAGTGCTGGGATTCATTGAAGGTCAAGAGCAGGTCCGTTAAG GGGTTTCACTGTGAACATGAGGTGAAGAACTACCCTCTGAAAGAGCgaacagagaaagaggtggaggaacTTCAAAGGGTTCAGAATATGAGGAAGATTGAAATGGCCGCCAGCACC TGTGGCCTTAAGAAAACTTCCAGTgcaagggaggaggagcaagaggaggaagacctCACGGCAGAGAGTGGTGTGGTTACGGGAAGTTTCTCCGCTCAGTTAGGATATTCAAATCCTTACATCTACGATCAGTTCATTGTGCGAACCACAGAACAGAAGGTCAACCAGATAATTCTGCTACAG GATGTGATTCATCGCATCAAGACAGCTTTCAACGCTGAATTTGATGCCGTGCACAGGCAGAAGGTGCAGGAGCTGAACCATGTGAGAGAAAGGAACAGACACATCAGGGAGATCCTGCTGGAGCTGGACATGAGGCAGGAGCTGTGGGAGCCCAGCCTGACCAACAGTGAGTGGCCAGAGAGGCTGTTCACTGTGGACGACTCTGAG ATAAAGGCAGAAAAGTATCTCACCccagaacagagagaggaagaggagaggaaggagttgGAGGAGCAAAAGCATTTAGCTGCCAAG GGTGATAATTTCATGAAAAAGGGTCTGGATGACATGATGGATGGATTGCTTGAAGTGAAAAAAGAGGACATCTTGAAAATT GAAATAACTCAGCCTGAGTTTGCTTTGACCAAACCTGACAGTCActggagtgaggaggagaaaaaggtctataaacagtatgaaaaaaaaaccaaagacctgagtgagaagaaagagaaatacaaaaag TTACgggaaactgaaatgaaaagactCCAAGTATCCACCAAGGATGCAACCAAAGGTTTTGATGAAACTTTGACAAAGCTTTTTGAGAAGAAAGTAAAATGTGAGATGACAATATATCAG GAAAAGCTCAAGATCACTTATCTTGTTTATTCAGTAATCCtagaagaggagatgagaaatCAAGAGCTGGATCTCAAGCTCAAACTTGGAAAAACACTGGCATACAGG GATGAacgtgaggaggaggtgaagagacatgaagaagaagtagaatTGTTTCTCGAGACCTATGACACCATTGTAGCCGAGGACAAA CTTCTTGACAAGGAGTTCAGGAAGGAGTTCTTTGATGTACCTGCAAATGTTGTTGATCACTTGTATAAGCTGTTCAAGCGAAGACCCAG ggtTCAAAAGTTGAGGACTGACAACAAACTCAACCTGTTCAAAGAGCAGAGTCTGTGGGGTTCCCTGGCTCCCGACGCAACTGACAAAATGAGTAAGGCCATGGAAGAGCAGGATGCTCCAGAAAATACACCAGAGGGCTTGAACCCATCAGTCTGGAAGAGATTCTGTCTTGTCCGCCGAGTGAAAATAGAGAGTGAACATAAG GTAAATATAAATTCTTTGACTCTTGCTGAGATGCAGAAGTCCATACAGGAGAGGAGAGCCGAGAAAGAGGCTGCTCAACAGGAAATTAACAATCTCTCTGACGAACTTGAAAG TCTACATAAGGAGAAGAACCGTTTCCTGATGGACATCATGGTCCAGGTCATTGTCAAACAGGGCCAGGTGTACACCACAGACGAGACCGCTGACTTCCCTGAATATGTACTTCTCCACAAGGGTGTGGTGGAAGACCTCAACAAAACCATCAGG ATGCTCGGAGGGCAGAACATAGCCTCCATGGTGCAGCGCAAAGACTTCCGTAAGAACACCTTCCTGCTGGAGTGGAAGCACAAGATCATGACGATGCAGATAGAGGACCTCAATAATAAGGCGAGGGACATCCAGAGGTTACATCTCTCTGAGGAGCGACAGGAT TATCTCAACAAGAGAGACTTAAACAGTCGTGTGTCCCAGCAAGTGTCCGTCCTGGAGAAAACAATAGCCTTCCAGGAAAAG GCTCATCTACACAATGTGCAGCGTTACAAGAATAAGATTAAAGAGCTTAAAAAGCAGGCGGCAATGAAAGCCGAGAAGAACGCCGTTTCAGAACAGCAGCTCCCTAATATGCAGGTGACAGTGGCCGAGAGGAGACACATCGATGAAGCAATAG CCTCAGAGGAGAATCAGGCAGCAACAGAGGGACGTCACCGGGAAATTGTTCTGAGGAAGAACTTGGAGGACTTTGCCAGAGCACAGGCGGAGGATCTGGTTGTCCTCTGGGCAGAACTTGAGCGACTGAGGATGAAGAACTTTCCATCACTTGATCAGCTGAAACACTACTGA